One Persicobacter psychrovividus DNA window includes the following coding sequences:
- the pflB gene encoding formate C-acetyltransferase yields MAEVKKLGFKEGAWSTTIDPKSFVELNITPYEGDASFLAGPTEATKKLWEACAAGMKEERANDGCRDIDTHTISSTTSHKAGYIIEGEEQIVGLQTDELLKRAMKPYGGYRVVENAVKERGMTVDPQVTEIFKYVTDHNQAVFNAYDKEIRTFRSKGVLTGLPDNYARGRIIGDYRRLALYGTTALIAAKTADFNAIEVSGEDIAHQVRLRQEVTMQINALKDIEVLAGFYGFDVSAPATTAKEATQWVYFAYLAAIKEQDGAAMSLGNVSSFLDIFFEKDLADGTLDESGAQEIVDHFVMKLRMVRHLRPGAYDEIFGGDPTWVTESIGGQFNDGRTKVTKSSFRFLQTLYNLGPSPEPNLTVLWSEALPQGFKEFCAQVSIDTSSVQYENDDLMRPNRGSDDYGIACCVSQQTIGKRIQFFGARTNLPKTLLLAINGGREEKDGVTCIEGIEPLTSDVLNYDEVMDRFKKAMDEVARVYVKSMNIIHYTHDHYYYEKAQFAFLDTEPGIDMAYGAAGISIIADSLSAIKNAKVTAVRNEQGLAVDFKTEGEYPEFGNDIESVDTIAKEITHYFFEQLKKHKTYRNAVPTMSLLTITSNVMYGKKTGATPDGRKAGEAFAPGANPMHGRDKTGAVASLNSVAKLDYNDAQDGISNTFSIVPKALGADRKDQIVNLVNMMDGYFNGETEAEMAHHLNVNVLNRETLMDAYENPEEYPQLTIRVSGYAVNFVRLSKAHQLEVIARTFHENM; encoded by the coding sequence ATGGCAGAAGTTAAAAAACTCGGCTTTAAAGAAGGTGCTTGGTCTACTACAATTGATCCAAAAAGCTTCGTAGAATTGAATATCACTCCTTATGAAGGAGATGCCTCATTCCTTGCTGGTCCAACAGAAGCAACCAAAAAACTTTGGGAAGCTTGTGCAGCAGGTATGAAAGAAGAGCGTGCGAATGACGGATGTCGTGACATCGATACGCATACAATCTCTTCTACTACAAGCCACAAAGCTGGGTACATTATTGAGGGTGAAGAGCAAATCGTAGGTCTTCAGACTGACGAATTGCTAAAGCGCGCGATGAAGCCTTACGGTGGATACCGCGTGGTTGAAAACGCTGTTAAAGAGCGTGGAATGACTGTTGATCCTCAGGTAACTGAGATCTTTAAATATGTTACTGATCACAACCAAGCGGTATTTAACGCTTATGACAAAGAGATCCGTACATTCCGTTCTAAGGGTGTATTGACTGGTTTGCCAGATAACTACGCACGTGGTCGTATAATTGGTGACTACCGTCGTTTGGCTTTATATGGTACTACTGCTTTGATTGCAGCTAAAACAGCTGATTTCAACGCTATTGAAGTATCTGGAGAGGATATCGCTCACCAAGTGCGTCTTCGCCAAGAAGTTACAATGCAAATCAATGCATTGAAAGACATCGAGGTATTGGCTGGATTCTACGGTTTCGACGTATCTGCTCCTGCAACTACTGCAAAAGAAGCTACTCAGTGGGTATACTTCGCTTACTTGGCAGCCATCAAAGAACAAGATGGTGCTGCAATGTCTTTGGGTAACGTTTCTTCTTTCTTGGACATCTTCTTCGAGAAAGATTTGGCTGACGGTACTTTGGATGAGTCAGGTGCACAAGAGATCGTTGACCACTTCGTAATGAAATTGCGTATGGTTCGTCACTTGCGTCCAGGTGCTTACGATGAGATCTTCGGTGGTGACCCAACATGGGTAACTGAGTCTATTGGTGGTCAATTCAACGACGGCCGTACTAAAGTAACAAAATCTTCATTCCGTTTCTTGCAGACATTGTACAACTTGGGACCATCTCCTGAGCCAAACTTGACTGTACTTTGGTCTGAAGCATTGCCTCAAGGTTTCAAAGAATTCTGTGCTCAGGTATCTATCGATACTTCATCTGTACAGTACGAAAATGATGACTTGATGCGTCCAAACCGCGGATCTGATGATTACGGTATCGCTTGTTGTGTATCTCAACAAACTATCGGTAAGCGTATCCAGTTCTTTGGTGCACGTACTAACCTTCCTAAGACATTGTTGTTGGCTATCAACGGCGGTCGTGAAGAAAAAGACGGTGTAACTTGTATCGAAGGTATCGAGCCATTGACTTCTGACGTATTGAACTACGACGAAGTAATGGATCGTTTCAAGAAAGCGATGGACGAAGTTGCTCGTGTATATGTGAAGTCGATGAACATCATCCACTACACTCACGATCACTACTACTACGAAAAAGCACAATTTGCATTCTTGGACACTGAGCCAGGTATCGATATGGCTTACGGTGCTGCTGGTATTTCTATCATCGCCGATTCATTGTCTGCGATTAAAAATGCTAAAGTAACTGCTGTTCGTAACGAGCAAGGTTTGGCTGTTGATTTCAAAACTGAAGGTGAATATCCTGAGTTCGGTAACGATATCGAATCTGTAGATACAATCGCTAAAGAGATCACACACTACTTCTTCGAGCAATTGAAGAAACATAAAACTTACCGTAACGCGGTTCCAACAATGTCATTGTTGACCATTACTTCAAACGTAATGTACGGTAAGAAAACGGGTGCTACTCCTGATGGCCGTAAAGCTGGTGAAGCTTTCGCTCCAGGTGCTAACCCAATGCACGGACGTGACAAAACAGGTGCTGTTGCTTCATTGAACTCTGTAGCTAAATTGGACTACAATGATGCTCAAGACGGTATCTCTAACACATTCTCTATTGTTCCTAAAGCTTTGGGTGCTGATCGTAAGGATCAAATCGTAAACTTGGTGAACATGATGGACGGTTACTTCAACGGTGAAACTGAAGCTGAAATGGCTCACCACTTGAACGTAAACGTATTGAACCGTGAAACTTTGATGGACGCTTACGAAAACCCAGAAGAATATCCTCAATTGACTATTCGTGTTTCTGGTTACGCTGTAAACTTCGTTCGTTTGTCTAAAGCACACCAATTAGAAGTTATCGCTCGTACTTTCCACGAGAACATGTAA